In Thermus hydrothermalis, the DNA window CTTCCACACGTGAATCTTTCAACGAGGATTACCTTAAAAAATCGCAAAAATGCCGTGCCTGTCCCTTTTATGCCTGCAAGGTCGGGTCGTAGCAAAATAGCGCTTTTTTATGGAATACCTTTTCTGGCTATAGCCTGGTTTGGACCTTATTTGTACTTTGCAGATTACCGTACATATCTCTTTTTCATTCCTGCCCTTATTCTCGTGGTATTAGAAATATACAGAGGCAACGCCGAAATTACCAAAAGCGAGTGAACGATTGAGAATTCGTACCCTCCTCTCCTTAAGTCACCCGCCACTGGGGGGCGGACTGGAGGAGGGGGAGCAGGCCCCGCTCCTTGAGGAGGTGGGCCAGGAGGGCGCCGGGGCGGCGGATCTTGGTGGCAGTACCCCAGGAGGTGGCCAGGGCCTCCCGCACCCGGCCCAGCGCTCAGGCGAGAACCCGGAGGGCCCCGGAGTGGAGGCCATAGAGCTCGGCCCGCAAAGCGCCCCACAGGAGGAAGGCGTAGAAGCGGACGCTACCGGGGTCCCGGAACTCCTTGGCCAGGCCCAAGGCGAAGGCCTCTATGTTGGGGCCTCCTCTGCGACGTGAAGGCACATCTTCACCAACTAGGGTAATGACCTGGTCATAGGTCCATCCCCACGCGTGTGGGGACTACTGTGCGTTCATCTCTCCCATGGTACCATTCTCCGGTCCATCCCCACGCGTGTGGGGACTACTAGATGGCTTTCCGCTCGTGCTCCAGGGCCTCCGGTCCATCCCCACGCGTGTGGGGACTACCAGCCCTGGTCCGGCCATAAACCTGCACCCGCGGTCCATCCCCACGCGTGTGGGGACTACGCCTCCGCCAAGGCACGGGCCTCCGCTTGAAGCGGTCCATCCCCACGCGTGTGGGGACTACGAAGTCGGCCCCGGGGACTTTATTCGCCCTGATCGGTCCATCCCCACGCGTGTGGGGACTACGGCCTGGGCCTGGGCGGCGGTGTCGGCGGCGTTCGGTCCATCCCCACGCGTGTGGGGACTACGCCTTCACGCCCGGCGCTTTGCGCGCCCATATCGGTCCATCCCCACGCGTGTGGGGACTACGGCCCGCTCTACCCCACCGCAACCTCAACTCGCGGTCCATCCCCACGCGTGTGGGGACTACTCACGGCTCGCTCAAGGGCGGTGCAATCTCCGCGGTCCATCCCCACGCGTGTGGGGACTACGCAACCTCATGCGCGCCGGTTCGCTCTCCAGCAGGTCCATCCCCACGCGTGTGGGGACTACGAGCGTCAATGAGCCGGGAGGCCTCGCTTTTGCGGTCCATCCCCACGCGTGTGGGGACTACTCCGTGAGCTCCCGCCCCACGGGCCACTTGAACGGTCCATCCCCACGCGTGTGGGGACTACACTTGACCAGGACGGCAAAAACCCCGATTGACCCCCCTCTATGTGTCTTAAAAGGAGCCATTCCGAGATTTACTTGTCAAGCTCCCCGCGCAAGCCCTTAGTGAGGCGCACAAGCTTTTCGGCTTTGCGAATGGCCTCGGCGTTGCGCACCGTCACGAGGAGTATACCATCAAAGTCCCGGAGGAAGCGGTCCGTATACCCATGAAGCCTTAGCGCAAAACCTTGCTCGTTGTTGGTACGCCAAGCCATAGCGCACCGCCCATCCCCGGCACGTTCCACCACCTTAGCCCAAAGCAGCTCACGGACCGTAGCATTTACGCGCCCTACGAACACGCCCGTATCCAGCTCCAGAAGCCAACGGGTAAGCTCCCCTCTAAGGCTCCTCGGCACCCTCTCCAACACCATCACCACCATAGGCCACGCCCCCCTCCACCACCCCCTCCGGGTCCCAAAGACCACCGGGGTGGGTAGGGTCCGCCTCCTCGGACAGAAGGTCTTCGGGACCGAGTCCAGAGAAGAGGCCCAGAAGATCGTCCACCATGCGCTCAAGAAGCCTCCCCTCCTCTATTTGCTCCCGAAGGGTGCGGCGGACACGGCGCTCAACCTCCACTTCAGATTCCGCTACGGCGCGAAAGGCAGCGGGTATCAGGTATTCCGTTTTGTAGAGGTCAGCCACGTCGTAAACGAAGGAAAGAAGTTTTCCGGTATGGATAAACCCCAGAGAAGGGCTGAAACCTGCGCTCACGATGGCAGCGTGGGCAAGCCCATAGAGGTACGCTGCGCCAGAGGATAGGGCCCGGTTTACGGGGTCCGAGGCGGCCCAGTTGCGCCGGTCATAACTCCGGCCCTTCCAGGGAACACCGGTTTCCTGGCTCCAATGGGCGTAAGCGGTACGAACCCGAACCCCCTCGAGGCCCCGCACTTGCTCCAGGCTCAGATCCCGCGGAAGGGGCTCTGCAAAGCGCTTCTCGTAAAGCCGATAGACCACCTCCAGGTGCAACTTCGGGTCGGCCCAAGCTCTCGCCTGCCGCTCAAGGCGAAGGGCGCTTCGGATGTCGCCAAGTCCTTGGGCGTAAAAGCGGGCCACACCCTCCCCTACCCAACACACGGTGCAGCCGTTTCCCGCCAAGGCCCGTATGGCGGCGTGCGTGATGCGGGTGCCTGGCCCGAGGAAGAGGACGCCCAAAGCGGCCGCCGGAACAAGGGTCAAGCCCTCCTTGTCGTAAATGCCTATCCCCTGAGCCTCCTGCTCCACAAAGGCATGTTCCACGTAGAGGTACGAAAGGCCATCCCGGAACTTGGGAAGTTCCTTCAGGTTCCGGGTGTTGGGCACGGGAGGCATAAATCCCTTCAGGGGGCGAGGGAGAGGAGCCCTAGGCCCAAAGCCTTACCCGGACCGATACCCCGCTCCAAGGCGGCGCGGGCCCTTTCGGGATCCACCACCTCGAGGCGCCCCTCAAAAAGCACCGCTTGCACCTGTATCCTTGCGGTTTCGCCCTCCACTTTCCTCCGGGGCACGTCCAAAAAGGCGTCCTGTAGGATGCGCACCGCTGGCCCCTCTTCCCCGTATACCAAGCGAAACCCGCCCTCCGCTAACCGCCTCTCAAGCCAGGACACCTTCTCCCCGTACGTCTTGAGGGCGACCCGCTTGCCTATGCCCGCTATGCGCTTGCTGGGGTTCGCTCGCAAGCGGAACCGGAGCACTTGGCCTGGCCGGAAGACCGGGTTGAAGGGCTTTGGAGGATAGATGTCCGCATAGCCTTCCTCCAAGACGCTCCAATCGGGCTCCGTGAGCGTTTGCACCAAGACCACGGGACGCTCGTGGGTACGGGTGGGTTCCAAACGCCAAAGGAGGCGCTCCTTGCCCTCCTCGAGGGCCCGGGAGACTGCCCGGGAAAGGGTGCGGTGCATCTCGTAGGGGTTCGCCAGGTCCCGCCGGGCAGACTTGGACCGCAAGTCCAAGACGAGCTTACTAATCCACATGGACCCCCTCCCAAGCAGGCGGTCCCTTAGGAACCAACTCTCTGGGCAATATCCTCTCCTCCACGTAGCGGGCCCCAAAGCGGCGCTGGCTAAAGGGGGCCACGGGCTGGTCGTAGACCAAGCGGCCTTGGAGGGCCTCGAGGGCCAGCAAGAGGTCCTCCCGGGGCTCTCCCCTACCCAAGTAGGGATAACGGCGCAAAGCTTCCTCTAGAGGCTCCTCCCGGAGACCATCGGGCAGGTAAGGGGGTGGGCTCGGGAGATACCCCTTTCTTCCCAGGTAAAGGGGAAACCGTGGGTTCAGGAGAGCCCGATGGATCTGTTCCAAAAGGGGCTTATTACCTTCCACGCCGACCAAGAAAGCGGCGTCCGAGAGGAAGTAGCGCCAACTTTGGACATCCCGTTGGGCCTTGAGGCTAGCGGCCACCACGTTTTGGGCGGTCTGGTAATCCACTTTAAGCACGCCCTTTCGGTCCACCCGCACGCCTAGGCGCAAGGAGGCCAGGTCAGAGATATCCTCCGCCCGGTCCCGACCCAAGGCAGCGGCGAGAAGCCCTACCACCCCGCTTTTGGTGGGGTAAGGCCAGGTGTCCCGGTAGTCAAAGCGGCTTCGGGTTCCCCATGACTGCATCGGTCCCTGTAGCCGCAAGAGGAGGGTGGGCACGCTACACCTCCAAAAGCACCTTTAATGCGTCCTCTATCTGGTTGCGGAGCGTCGGCCAATCCTCTACGACGGGGAAACCCCCCAGGTTCGCTTCAGTAAGGTTAATGGCCCCCTTCCATTCGGGCCTTAAGGGTCCAAAGGCCCGGTCAAAGCGCTCCCATTCCCGCACCAAGGCCTCCACGGAGAGGGCGGAAAGCGCCCGGTCCTCCCTGGGCCGTATGGGCCGTTCAAAGGCCGTGGCGAGGTTCCGGGGAAGCCCTTCTCCTGCCCGGAAGGCTACGAAGAGCGGGGGGTTATGGGCGGCAAAGCTATTTTGCT includes these proteins:
- the cas1e gene encoding type I-E CRISPR-associated endonuclease Cas1e, giving the protein MPPVPNTRNLKELPKFRDGLSYLYVEHAFVEQEAQGIGIYDKEGLTLVPAAALGVLFLGPGTRITHAAIRALAGNGCTVCWVGEGVARFYAQGLGDIRSALRLERQARAWADPKLHLEVVYRLYEKRFAEPLPRDLSLEQVRGLEGVRVRTAYAHWSQETGVPWKGRSYDRRNWAASDPVNRALSSGAAYLYGLAHAAIVSAGFSPSLGFIHTGKLLSFVYDVADLYKTEYLIPAAFRAVAESEVEVERRVRRTLREQIEEGRLLERMVDDLLGLFSGLGPEDLLSEEADPTHPGGLWDPEGVVEGGVAYGGDGVGEGAEEP
- the cas5e gene encoding type I-E CRISPR-associated protein Cas5/CasD; amino-acid sequence: MPTLLLRLQGPMQSWGTRSRFDYRDTWPYPTKSGVVGLLAAALGRDRAEDISDLASLRLGVRVDRKGVLKVDYQTAQNVVAASLKAQRDVQSWRYFLSDAAFLVGVEGNKPLLEQIHRALLNPRFPLYLGRKGYLPSPPPYLPDGLREEPLEEALRRYPYLGRGEPREDLLLALEALQGRLVYDQPVAPFSQRRFGARYVEERILPRELVPKGPPAWEGVHVD
- the cas2e gene encoding type I-E CRISPR-associated endoribonuclease Cas2e, with protein sequence MVVMVLERVPRSLRGELTRWLLELDTGVFVGRVNATVRELLWAKVVERAGDGRCAMAWRTNNEQGFALRLHGYTDRFLRDFDGILLVTVRNAEAIRKAEKLVRLTKGLRGELDK
- the cas6e gene encoding type I-E CRISPR-associated protein Cas6/Cse3/CasE; translation: MWISKLVLDLRSKSARRDLANPYEMHRTLSRAVSRALEEGKERLLWRLEPTRTHERPVVLVQTLTEPDWSVLEEGYADIYPPKPFNPVFRPGQVLRFRLRANPSKRIAGIGKRVALKTYGEKVSWLERRLAEGGFRLVYGEEGPAVRILQDAFLDVPRRKVEGETARIQVQAVLFEGRLEVVDPERARAALERGIGPGKALGLGLLSLAP